In Arthrobacter sp. CDRTa11, one DNA window encodes the following:
- a CDS encoding STAS/SEC14 domain-containing protein, translating into MKHTPIDSGKATLELLENGVVNLTWQRHLSLDVADVTAAMASLDGVCQGVPHPLLVDMGGTMDVSHDAREAFSAPSAASRIALLGSTPVDRILANFRPAGSYPCPTRFFTDRAEAMSWLLQDPTD; encoded by the coding sequence GTGAAGCACACCCCCATCGACAGCGGAAAGGCCACGCTGGAGCTTCTTGAAAACGGCGTTGTAAACCTGACGTGGCAGCGCCATCTCAGCCTTGACGTAGCAGACGTCACCGCTGCAATGGCGAGCCTGGATGGTGTTTGCCAGGGAGTACCCCACCCGTTGCTGGTTGACATGGGCGGCACCATGGATGTCAGCCACGACGCACGTGAAGCATTCTCAGCCCCATCTGCGGCTTCCCGGATTGCGCTGCTCGGCTCGACTCCCGTTGACCGGATCCTTGCCAACTTCCGCCCCGCCGGCTCCTATCCCTGCCCCACGCGCTTCTTTACGGACCGGGCCGAAGCGATGAGCTGGCTCCTGCAGGATCCCACCGACTGA
- a CDS encoding IclR family transcriptional regulator: MASKTDPESENDAEGGQHGGVQSVDRALAVLEILARDGHAGVSEIAEEMGIHKSTASRLLGALVTREMVHQNSERGKYQLGFGVLRLASSIPGRLSLVREARPVLESLAEQFKETVNLAVLRSNFAVNVDQAMGPSSLATYDWVGSLTPLHATSSGKVLLAALSVEERDRILKETGLQARTPRTITNRNKLEAQLLEVARQGYGLALEEFEIGLNSVSVPVHNHMATVIGAVSISGPAFRFDPEKEPGLLEAAKQAGVQISAKMGYTRTRPSDHPHG, translated from the coding sequence ATGGCTTCGAAGACTGACCCTGAATCTGAGAATGACGCTGAAGGCGGGCAGCACGGCGGCGTTCAGTCCGTGGACAGGGCCCTTGCGGTGCTGGAAATCCTGGCCCGCGACGGCCATGCCGGCGTCAGCGAAATCGCCGAGGAAATGGGCATCCACAAGTCCACCGCCTCGCGGCTCCTCGGCGCGCTGGTCACCAGGGAGATGGTCCACCAGAACAGCGAACGCGGAAAGTACCAGCTGGGCTTTGGCGTCCTGAGGCTGGCGAGCTCCATTCCCGGCCGGCTCAGCCTGGTGCGGGAAGCCCGCCCAGTGCTTGAAAGCCTGGCCGAGCAATTCAAGGAAACCGTAAACCTGGCCGTCCTGAGGTCCAACTTCGCCGTCAACGTGGACCAGGCCATGGGCCCTTCATCGCTTGCTACCTACGACTGGGTGGGCAGCCTCACGCCCCTGCACGCGACCTCAAGCGGAAAAGTCCTGTTGGCCGCACTGTCCGTCGAGGAACGCGACCGCATCCTGAAGGAAACCGGACTGCAGGCCAGGACTCCCCGGACCATCACCAACCGAAACAAGCTCGAAGCCCAGCTGCTGGAAGTCGCCCGTCAAGGCTATGGATTGGCCTTGGAGGAATTCGAGATCGGGCTCAACTCCGTATCCGTGCCCGTCCACAACCACATGGCAACCGTGATAGGCGCCGTCAGCATCTCCGGACCTGCCTTCCGCTTTGATCCGGAAAAGGAGCCCGGGCTGCTTGAGGCGGCGAAGCAGGCCGGAGTCCAGATCAGCGCCAAGATGGGCTACACCCGGACACGCCCCTCCGACCACCCGCACGGCTGA
- a CDS encoding winged helix-turn-helix transcriptional regulator, whose translation MAQTQLPDLGLPLGDDNVFAENCPSRVLLSHVTNKWGTLVLIALSAGTLRWSELCRTIGGISEKMLAQTLRTLEADGLVHRDARPVVPPYVEYSLTDSGQELSSHLIPLVQWVAIHALKSPDVETPSHFPV comes from the coding sequence ATGGCACAAACACAACTCCCTGATCTGGGACTGCCCCTGGGCGATGACAACGTCTTTGCAGAGAACTGTCCGTCCAGGGTCCTGCTCAGCCACGTCACCAACAAGTGGGGAACCCTGGTGCTGATAGCCCTGTCGGCGGGCACCCTGCGGTGGAGCGAACTCTGCCGCACCATCGGCGGTATCAGCGAAAAGATGCTGGCGCAGACCCTTCGCACCCTGGAAGCTGACGGACTGGTGCACCGGGATGCCAGGCCCGTGGTGCCGCCCTACGTGGAGTACAGCCTCACGGACAGCGGGCAGGAACTGAGCAGCCACCTCATCCCGTTGGTCCAGTGGGTGGCCATCCATGCCCTGAAGAGCCCAGATGTAGAAACCCCGTCACACTTCCCGGTCTAG